The proteins below are encoded in one region of Sporosarcina sp. FSL K6-1508:
- a CDS encoding STAS domain-containing protein has protein sequence MDYENEIQQLKAKIASYEKIILETSAPIIPSIVENTILVPISGHTGQDRFNLIRTRVLDYVGIHRSTVCAIFDFTGVGLKDVEEYDFNILTLEINQLNNTLKLMGVRPIFVGFNPRIVREIVSAGIHLEIETYVNFRTSLAVLLNETGNSLQLL, from the coding sequence GTGGACTACGAGAATGAAATCCAACAGCTTAAAGCTAAAATTGCTTCCTATGAAAAGATTATACTAGAAACATCAGCACCAATCATTCCTTCCATTGTCGAAAATACGATTCTCGTCCCGATTTCGGGTCACACCGGCCAAGATCGCTTTAATTTGATCCGCACCCGCGTCCTCGATTATGTTGGAATTCATAGAAGTACAGTGTGTGCAATATTCGATTTCACTGGAGTGGGTCTCAAAGACGTAGAGGAATATGATTTTAATATACTTACTCTTGAAATCAATCAACTGAATAACACGTTGAAACTGATGGGGGTACGTCCTATTTTTGTCGGTTTTAATCCGAGGATTGTCAGAGAAATCGTCTCTGCGGGCATTCACTTGGAAATCGAAACCTATGTAAACTTCAGAACTTCATTAGCAGTATTGCTTAACGAGACAGGAAACTCACTTCAATTACTTTAA
- a CDS encoding thioredoxin family protein, which translates to MKPITTVEQFNEIIAGDSKALVKFQAGWCPDCRRMDMFIDPIVEKYDTYTWYDVDRDVLPEIAEKYEVMGIPSLLIFQNGEKQAHLHSANAKSPSQVTDFLENVKA; encoded by the coding sequence ATGAAACCAATTACAACAGTTGAACAGTTCAATGAAATTATTGCAGGAGATTCCAAAGCACTTGTCAAATTCCAAGCAGGATGGTGTCCTGACTGTCGACGGATGGATATGTTCATCGATCCAATCGTCGAGAAATACGATACGTACACTTGGTATGATGTCGATCGTGACGTTTTGCCCGAGATCGCTGAAAAATATGAAGTCATGGGAATTCCTAGTTTATTGATTTTCCAGAACGGTGAAAAGCAGGCGCATCTCCATAGTGCAAATGCAAAATCGCCATCACAAGTTACCGATTTCCTTGAAAACGTAAAAGCGTAA